In a single window of the Paenibacillus sp. MMS20-IR301 genome:
- a CDS encoding DRTGG domain-containing protein, translating to MEGQGDNITKHEQLLQHIESLKVGTKISVRKLAKEMGVSEGTAYRAVKEAENLGIVITKERIGTVRVEKKPRNISDQLTFGDVVDIVEGHVLGGAEGLNKHLHKYVIGAMKVDAMIRYIDADSLLIVGNRDDVHSLALEQGAGVLVTGGFGTSREVKALADELDLPVISSRHDTFTVASMINRAIFDRLIKKKIMLVEDIVEGKPRLNTLKISSTVGELRELSQVSGEQRFPVTDEWNRVIGIIGRRDVEDLAEGQSIEKAMIRSPITAALQTSLASAAQIMMWEGIDFLPIVDRNRKLVGSLTRREVLQSLRDASNQPQLGETFDHLIWNGFADERDEEGRLFFHGFITPQMATDLGTISEGVLSTLMTLSAFKAAKDITGNDYVLDNMSTYFIRPVQIEHSIIVMPKLLEISRRTCKLEIEISYMDTIVAKAVLMLQSIDHG from the coding sequence TTGGAGGGCCAAGGCGATAACATTACCAAGCATGAACAACTGCTGCAGCACATAGAGAGTCTTAAGGTAGGAACCAAGATCTCTGTCCGCAAGCTGGCCAAGGAAATGGGTGTAAGTGAAGGGACGGCTTACCGTGCGGTTAAAGAGGCGGAGAATTTGGGGATTGTCATTACCAAGGAGCGGATCGGCACGGTCCGGGTCGAGAAGAAGCCGCGCAATATCTCGGACCAGCTTACCTTCGGCGATGTGGTTGATATAGTTGAGGGGCATGTGCTTGGCGGCGCGGAAGGGCTGAACAAGCATCTGCACAAATACGTGATCGGTGCGATGAAGGTTGATGCCATGATCCGTTACATCGATGCCGACAGCCTGCTGATCGTGGGTAACCGCGACGATGTGCATTCGCTTGCACTGGAGCAGGGGGCAGGGGTGCTCGTTACCGGCGGCTTCGGGACAAGCCGTGAGGTGAAGGCGCTGGCGGATGAACTGGATCTGCCTGTCATTTCATCCCGGCACGACACCTTTACAGTGGCTTCGATGATTAACCGGGCGATCTTTGACCGGCTGATCAAGAAGAAGATTATGCTGGTGGAGGATATTGTAGAGGGCAAGCCGCGTCTGAACACGCTCAAAATTTCCAGCACCGTAGGTGAATTGCGGGAATTGTCACAGGTGAGCGGTGAGCAGCGTTTTCCCGTTACGGATGAATGGAACCGGGTCATCGGCATCATCGGCCGGCGTGACGTGGAGGATCTTGCGGAAGGGCAGAGCATTGAGAAGGCCATGATCCGCAGCCCGATCACTGCGGCACTGCAGACTTCGCTTGCTTCGGCAGCGCAGATTATGATGTGGGAGGGAATTGACTTCCTGCCGATCGTGGACCGTAACCGCAAGCTGGTCGGCTCGCTGACCCGCCGGGAAGTGCTGCAAAGCCTGCGGGATGCCAGCAACCAGCCGCAGCTTGGGGAGACCTTCGATCATCTGATCTGGAACGGTTTTGCCGATGAGCGCGATGAGGAGGGCAGGCTGTTCTTCCACGGCTTCATCACACCGCAGATGGCGACCGATCTCGGGACGATCTCGGAGGGCGTATTATCTACCCTGATGACCCTGTCCGCCTTCAAGGCGGCCAAAGACATTACCGGTAACGACTATGTGCTGGACAATATGTCGACCTATTTTATCCGGCCGGTGCAGATTGAGCATTCCATCATTGTCATGCCGAAGCTGCTGGAGATCAGCCGGCGTACCTGCAAGCTGGAAATAGAGATCAGCTATATGGATACCATAGTAGCCAAAGCTGTGCTCATGCTGCAGTCGATTGACCACGGGTAG
- a CDS encoding LURP-one-related family protein, translating into MNNLFSQSEYIIRKKVFSVMGAKLHIYNSSEELVLYSQMKAFKLKEDIALYTDESMGKELLRIKARKMIDFSATYDVYDSETGETVGALRRKGLKSIVKDEWVILGPRDNELGFIKEDSVFMALLRRAIPLIPQKYNVELDGLTIPAFRQNFNPFVTKIIADFSEDRRELLDRRLGLAAAILLCAIEGKQD; encoded by the coding sequence TTGAATAATTTATTCAGCCAATCTGAGTACATAATCCGCAAAAAAGTATTCTCTGTCATGGGAGCAAAGCTTCATATTTATAACAGCTCTGAAGAGCTGGTGCTCTACTCACAAATGAAGGCGTTCAAGCTCAAAGAGGACATTGCCCTGTATACCGACGAAAGCATGGGGAAGGAGCTGCTGCGCATCAAAGCCCGTAAAATGATCGACTTCAGCGCGACTTATGATGTGTATGATTCGGAGACCGGGGAGACGGTGGGTGCGCTGCGCCGCAAAGGGCTGAAATCGATCGTCAAGGATGAATGGGTGATTCTCGGACCCCGCGACAACGAGCTCGGATTCATTAAAGAAGACAGTGTGTTCATGGCGCTGCTGCGGCGGGCCATTCCGCTGATTCCGCAGAAATATAATGTCGAGCTTGACGGGCTGACCATTCCCGCCTTCCGGCAGAACTTCAACCCGTTCGTGACCAAGATTATTGCCGACTTCTCCGAGGACCGCCGGGAGCTGCTGGACAGACGCCTGGGCCTTGCTGCAGCGATTCTGCTCTGTGCGATCGAAGGCAAGCAGGACTAA
- a CDS encoding YlbF family regulator: MNVIDKAHELARAIKDSSEVSDIQSAMKVIEADPESKRMLDNFRQNQIELQQRMMSGEMPPQEEMEKMEKLFEVLNLNLGIRRLFDAERRLSVVIEDVNKIITDSLSQMYGGQ, encoded by the coding sequence ATGAACGTAATCGACAAAGCACATGAACTGGCGAGAGCCATTAAAGACAGCAGTGAAGTATCGGATATTCAAAGCGCCATGAAGGTGATTGAAGCCGACCCGGAGAGCAAACGCATGCTCGATAACTTCCGCCAGAACCAGATCGAGCTGCAGCAGCGGATGATGAGCGGAGAGATGCCGCCGCAGGAGGAAATGGAGAAGATGGAGAAGCTGTTCGAGGTGCTTAACCTGAACCTGGGCATCCGCCGCCTGTTTGATGCAGAGCGCCGCCTCAGCGTAGTCATCGAAGATGTGAACAAAATCATCACCGACAGCCTGTCCCAGATGTACGGCGGCCAATAA
- a CDS encoding YheC/YheD family protein, which translates to MSQLKIPVHTVHSGILQENAVMLGDKSMKRLKIPAHGTLLLTFGSLRQEVTVIPVPKSDSLRLSEGLARRLGLRQRLTLNASYSTGSRTLRLGPLIGVLVSRDHPEQPDRVFGQITMFCRELTNACHAQGAYVYFFTPEALESRGTSIQGWVYDEGWRKLSLPVADVINNRLTTRKVENKPSVQHFLADVKSRYGTHFFNEKFLDKTEVFEALAHDPALQRYLPESHALNGFAVLKKMCGTYSSVFLKPVRGSLGKGILRISKEEGGGYRLLSTTPMGSRKQSYPSLAKLFGSIAPKMKTTRYQIQQGLPLMELGRRPVDFRALVQKNGTGKWGVTSIVARTAGSNHFVSNLARGGTLSTVREAISKSSLPSGVKESVQVQLPRAALAIARGVETYIPAHFGELGIDLALDQSGRIWLLEVNSKPSKNDNTPLNDQKIRPSVKQMILYCRYLAGL; encoded by the coding sequence ATGTCCCAACTTAAGATCCCGGTCCATACGGTCCACTCGGGCATCCTGCAGGAAAACGCTGTAATGCTTGGCGACAAATCCATGAAAAGGCTCAAAATACCGGCGCACGGCACACTCCTGCTTACCTTTGGCTCGCTGCGGCAGGAGGTTACCGTAATTCCGGTTCCCAAATCCGACAGTCTGCGCTTAAGCGAAGGGCTGGCGCGGAGGCTTGGCTTAAGGCAGCGCCTCACGCTTAACGCTTCCTACAGCACAGGCAGCCGTACGCTGCGGCTTGGACCACTCATTGGAGTGCTTGTCAGCCGGGATCATCCCGAACAGCCCGACAGAGTCTTCGGCCAGATCACGATGTTCTGCCGGGAGCTGACCAATGCCTGCCACGCTCAAGGCGCCTATGTATATTTCTTTACCCCGGAAGCGCTGGAATCGCGCGGTACTTCCATACAGGGCTGGGTATACGATGAGGGCTGGCGGAAGCTGAGTCTTCCTGTGGCCGATGTAATCAACAATCGGCTGACGACGCGAAAGGTAGAGAACAAACCTAGCGTACAGCATTTTTTGGCAGATGTAAAATCCCGCTACGGAACTCATTTCTTCAATGAAAAGTTCCTGGACAAAACAGAGGTATTCGAAGCACTGGCCCATGATCCCGCCCTGCAGCGGTATTTGCCGGAATCGCATGCCCTGAACGGCTTCGCCGTATTGAAAAAAATGTGCGGCACCTATTCCAGCGTGTTCCTGAAGCCCGTACGCGGCAGCCTTGGCAAAGGCATACTGCGTATCTCCAAAGAGGAGGGCGGCGGCTACCGTCTGCTGTCCACAACTCCGATGGGTTCGCGTAAGCAGAGTTATCCCAGTCTGGCGAAGCTTTTCGGGTCCATTGCCCCGAAGATGAAAACCACCCGCTACCAGATTCAGCAGGGCCTGCCTCTGATGGAGCTTGGACGCCGGCCGGTGGACTTCCGGGCCCTTGTGCAGAAGAACGGCACCGGGAAATGGGGCGTCACCTCCATTGTTGCCCGGACTGCCGGAAGCAATCACTTCGTCTCCAATCTCGCACGCGGCGGCACGCTCAGTACTGTCCGTGAGGCGATCAGCAAAAGCAGCCTCCCGTCCGGAGTTAAGGAAAGCGTCCAGGTTCAGCTGCCGCGCGCGGCGCTTGCCATTGCCAGAGGGGTTGAGACTTATATCCCCGCACACTTCGGGGAGCTTGGAATCGATCTTGCCCTCGATCAATCCGGAAGAATCTGGTTGCTGGAGGTTAACTCCAAGCCGTCCAAGAATGACAATACGCCGCTGAATGACCAGAAGATCAGACCCTCCGTCAAACAAATGATTCTATATTGCCGTTATCTGGCCGGATTATAA
- a CDS encoding YheC/YheD family protein, with protein MTETQVGFLGIMTGRRNGNPPISEPEFCSQLSRAAPLHNLKVLVFHPEGVADDGSSVNGYFWDGEKWQPAQAPPPDILYNRCFYRTPEEKQSAAAAMHALSRSLPWSRGLPDKWGVYGILRRSRRAAALLPETAVYSGRRDLGNRLAEREYGVFLKPRAGSHGRKTLHAVLSGGGELLVRGRDKKNEPFQYVFGTPDEGLDWIHRFIGRHRYIIQPYLHLISRRGQPFDVRVLMQKNGSGAWMLTGMAVRLGRQGSLTSNLHGGGTAVPALPFLLAEYGEEGRELLAELASASALLPPLLEAACGRLGELGLDFGIDAGGRLYLLEANSKPGRTVFRLTGDRRAARLAAENPLRYARHLLLTSGSNYRLPQRQLRSNGRMISMVPKEDS; from the coding sequence ATGACTGAAACGCAAGTGGGCTTCCTCGGCATTATGACTGGCCGCCGTAACGGGAATCCTCCCATCTCTGAGCCGGAGTTCTGCAGCCAGCTGAGCCGGGCGGCGCCGCTGCATAATCTCAAGGTCCTGGTCTTTCATCCGGAGGGTGTTGCAGATGACGGCTCCTCCGTCAACGGATATTTCTGGGACGGGGAAAAGTGGCAGCCGGCGCAGGCACCTCCGCCCGACATCCTGTATAACCGCTGCTTTTACCGGACTCCGGAGGAGAAGCAGTCTGCCGCGGCCGCCATGCATGCCTTATCCCGCAGTCTTCCCTGGTCCCGCGGACTTCCGGATAAGTGGGGTGTGTACGGAATTCTCCGGCGCAGCCGCAGAGCCGCCGCCCTGCTGCCTGAAACAGCAGTGTACAGCGGCCGCCGGGATCTTGGCAACCGGCTGGCTGAACGGGAATACGGCGTATTTCTGAAGCCTCGGGCCGGCTCGCACGGCAGAAAAACCTTGCACGCTGTATTATCCGGCGGCGGCGAATTACTGGTGCGGGGAAGAGACAAGAAGAATGAACCTTTTCAATATGTTTTCGGTACGCCGGACGAAGGGCTGGACTGGATTCACCGCTTCATCGGCCGGCACCGCTATATCATACAGCCTTATCTTCATCTTATCAGCCGCAGGGGTCAGCCGTTTGATGTACGTGTCCTGATGCAGAAGAACGGCAGCGGCGCCTGGATGCTTACCGGTATGGCCGTACGCCTGGGCAGACAGGGGTCGCTGACCTCGAACCTGCATGGCGGAGGCACCGCGGTTCCCGCTTTGCCCTTCCTGCTCGCCGAATACGGGGAAGAAGGAAGGGAGCTGCTGGCGGAGCTGGCCTCCGCCTCTGCCCTGCTGCCTCCCCTGCTGGAAGCAGCCTGCGGACGGCTCGGCGAGCTGGGCCTTGATTTCGGCATCGATGCCGGCGGCAGGCTCTACCTGCTTGAAGCCAATTCCAAACCAGGGCGCACGGTATTCCGGCTGACGGGCGACCGCCGGGCTGCTAGGCTCGCGGCCGAGAATCCGCTGCGTTATGCCCGCCATCTGCTGCTCACCTCGGGCAGCAACTACAGGCTGCCTCAGCGGCAGCTCCGTTCAAACGGAAGAATGATATCAATGGTTCCTAAGGAGGATTCATAA
- a CDS encoding YheC/YheD family protein, whose translation MGLTFCNVHFTKQPQRVVYVSGELMKSLKLSGKKNIRLRLGKDAIPAMIKPIKRAGKHLFLASGVKSAIKIPKTGGVYLRNLQNDEVQLGPLVGVLSDGPASAAQPFGSRTGFIKQLLREGSNKCYIFAFMPRDIDWQQEQINGYFLTAGGKFERKLVPLPDVVYNRLPSRRAETSPYINQLRERFGRKKIPYFNWSFFNKSDIYRLLENDGAANRFVPETHSNPSTEQMRDMLDRHHFVYYKPSAGSLGHGIYRLTYLPKKGYFARYRKSGKNVLLRFTSFDSLMRMLRARHGQSLQSYVVQQGIRLIEIDGCPIDFRFHMHKNGSNQWVVVGIGAKKAGRGSVTTHLKNGGALLTPQQALGRVFGARSDEVLLRAKTTAVKLAESLEIQHRHLLGEIGFDLGIDQDEDIWMFEANAKPGRSIFRHPSLRAEGKASIEHILEHCLYLSKFRRRDEL comes from the coding sequence ATGGGTCTCACTTTTTGCAATGTACATTTCACCAAGCAGCCCCAGCGGGTGGTCTATGTTTCGGGTGAACTGATGAAAAGCCTGAAGCTGTCCGGCAAGAAAAACATCCGCCTGCGACTTGGCAAAGACGCCATACCGGCGATGATCAAACCTATCAAACGGGCGGGTAAACATCTGTTTCTGGCTTCAGGCGTAAAAAGCGCAATTAAAATCCCGAAAACAGGCGGCGTTTATCTACGCAATCTACAGAACGATGAAGTCCAGCTGGGACCGCTGGTCGGTGTATTGTCTGACGGCCCGGCCTCTGCAGCCCAGCCCTTCGGCTCCCGGACCGGCTTCATTAAGCAGTTGCTCCGCGAGGGCAGCAACAAATGCTATATCTTCGCCTTCATGCCGCGCGACATCGACTGGCAGCAGGAGCAGATTAACGGCTACTTCCTGACCGCCGGCGGCAAGTTCGAGCGTAAGCTGGTGCCGCTGCCGGATGTCGTCTACAACCGTCTGCCCAGCCGCAGAGCGGAGACCTCCCCCTACATCAACCAGCTGCGGGAGCGCTTTGGACGGAAGAAGATCCCTTACTTCAACTGGAGCTTTTTCAATAAATCCGATATTTACCGCCTGCTGGAGAATGACGGTGCCGCGAACCGTTTCGTGCCGGAAACACACAGTAACCCGAGCACCGAACAAATGCGGGATATGCTGGACCGCCACCACTTCGTCTATTACAAACCTTCTGCAGGCAGTCTCGGACACGGCATCTACCGGCTGACCTATCTGCCAAAGAAGGGCTACTTCGCCCGTTACCGCAAGAGCGGCAAAAATGTGCTGCTGCGCTTCACCAGCTTCGACAGCCTGATGCGGATGCTGCGTGCCCGGCACGGGCAGAGCCTGCAGAGCTACGTTGTACAGCAGGGCATCCGCCTGATTGAGATCGACGGCTGCCCGATTGATTTCCGCTTCCACATGCACAAGAACGGCAGCAACCAGTGGGTCGTTGTCGGGATCGGAGCCAAAAAAGCCGGCCGGGGCAGTGTCACCACCCATCTGAAAAACGGCGGCGCCCTGCTTACCCCGCAGCAGGCCCTTGGCCGTGTATTTGGAGCCAGATCGGATGAAGTGCTGCTGCGTGCCAAAACAACAGCCGTCAAGCTGGCTGAATCCCTGGAGATCCAGCACAGGCATCTGCTTGGTGAGATCGGCTTCGATCTCGGGATCGACCAGGATGAGGACATCTGGATGTTCGAGGCCAATGCCAAACCGGGGCGCTCTATTTTCCGCCACCCCTCCCTGCGTGCTGAAGGCAAGGCTTCCATCGAACATATTCTGGAGCACTGCCTGTATCTCAGCAAATTCCGCAGGAGGGATGAACTGTGA
- a CDS encoding YheC/YheD family protein, with product MNSRIPDPGKPVIAILTTSDRLQQFRGNRNNFRDIIRTGKEQGYLVYVVTVRDLKLDERLITGYVPSASGKLWYAIPVPLPQVIYNRIPNRDEEEKAPVARKISECLEHPEIQLYNPNFFNKWNLFEWLKESKATSKHVPKTRRLRSAATLTAMLKNHESLYLKPENGKAGKGIMRLRYRTDTLLPYRLQIQSGKRNTTYKASSIERLWARIGKEKGNSRYIVQQAIGLAAHQGRPFDLRVLLQKNGRGSWSVTGIGARLAGARSITTHVPRGGSIEEPSSMLEGTFGAERGAVILKNVPTTALLIARQIERASGTMLGEMSMDLGVDEEGGLWFFEANSRPMKFDEPAIRKLSLERIFQYGQHLSRQSKSINP from the coding sequence GTGAACAGCCGCATCCCGGATCCCGGTAAGCCTGTAATCGCCATTCTGACCACCAGTGACCGGCTGCAGCAGTTCCGCGGCAACCGCAATAACTTCCGCGACATTATCCGCACCGGCAAAGAGCAGGGTTATCTTGTCTATGTTGTCACCGTCCGCGATCTGAAGCTGGATGAGCGGCTGATTACCGGGTATGTGCCTTCCGCAAGCGGCAAGCTATGGTATGCCATTCCGGTTCCGCTGCCCCAGGTCATCTACAACCGGATTCCAAACCGTGATGAAGAGGAGAAAGCTCCAGTCGCCCGCAAAATTTCCGAGTGCCTGGAGCATCCGGAAATCCAGCTGTACAACCCGAATTTTTTCAATAAATGGAACCTGTTCGAATGGCTTAAGGAGTCCAAGGCCACTTCAAAGCATGTGCCGAAAACCCGGCGCCTGCGCAGTGCAGCTACACTGACCGCAATGCTGAAGAATCATGAGAGCCTGTATCTCAAGCCCGAGAACGGCAAGGCCGGCAAAGGAATTATGCGGCTCAGATACCGCACGGACACCCTTCTTCCCTACCGGCTGCAGATTCAGAGCGGCAAGAGAAACACTACCTACAAAGCTTCATCCATAGAGCGTCTGTGGGCCAGAATCGGCAAGGAAAAAGGAAACTCCCGCTACATTGTGCAGCAGGCCATCGGCCTGGCTGCACATCAGGGGCGGCCGTTCGATTTGCGTGTGCTGCTGCAGAAGAACGGCCGGGGTTCCTGGTCCGTAACCGGCATCGGCGCCCGGCTGGCCGGTGCCCGCAGCATCACCACCCATGTGCCGCGCGGCGGCAGCATAGAAGAACCCTCCAGCATGCTGGAGGGCACCTTCGGGGCAGAGCGGGGCGCTGTTATCCTGAAGAATGTGCCTACGACCGCACTGCTGATTGCCCGCCAGATTGAACGGGCTTCGGGTACCATGCTGGGCGAGATGTCCATGGATCTCGGCGTTGACGAAGAGGGCGGACTGTGGTTCTTCGAAGCCAATTCCCGCCCGATGAAGTTCGATGAGCCAGCCATCCGCAAGCTGTCGCTGGAGCGTATTTTCCAGTATGGCCAGCATCTTTCCCGCCAGAGCAAATCCATCAACCCGTAA